A genome region from Carya illinoinensis cultivar Pawnee chromosome 2, C.illinoinensisPawnee_v1, whole genome shotgun sequence includes the following:
- the LOC122301700 gene encoding uncharacterized protein LOC122301700 has product MARVQHGAVAYSDHLLIILRTHEVQFQRRSKRPYRFEAIRVDSPDYKNVTENAWYEGKGAVGCNAVIRKIQCCGEKRTIWNKSKFGHVRQGIEKARSKLKWLQASDPCFQKRDEHGKARVEMQVWMEREEIMWRQRSKSLWLKEGDANTKFFHNKASQRRKKNWIKRD; this is encoded by the coding sequence ATGGCTCGAGTCCAACATGGTGCAGTTGCATACTCAGATCATCTGCTTATTATTCTAAGGACTCATGAGGTACAGTTCCAAAGGAGGAGTAAGAGACCTTATAGGTTTGAGGCTATAAGAGTGGACTCACCTGATTACAAGAATGTTACAGAAAATGCATGGTATGAGGGAAAAGGTGCTGTTGGCTGCAATGCAGTGATAAGAAAGATCCAATGTTGTGGTGAAAAGCGTACTATCTGGAACAAGTCAAAGTTTGGGCATGTGAGGCAAGGAATAGAGAAAgcaagatcaaaattgaagtgGTTGCAGGCTAGTGATCCGTGTTTTCAAAAGAGGGATGAACATGGGAAGGCAAGAGTAGAAATGCAAGTTTGGATGGAGAGGGAGGAGATCATGTGGAGACAGAGATCTAAATCCTTATGGCTAAAAGAGGGGGATGCAAATACCAAGTTTTTCCACAATAAGGCTTCtcagagaaggaagaaaaattgGATAAAGAGGGACTAA